In Streptomyces chartreusis NRRL 3882, the following are encoded in one genomic region:
- a CDS encoding putative leader peptide: MPGTGIALVSRRHVDLGRMSSAICPAR, from the coding sequence ATGCCTGGAACTGGGATTGCCTTGGTGAGTCGACGCCACGTCGACCTCGGCCGCATGTCCAGCGCCATCTGTCCGGCGCGCTGA
- a CDS encoding nitrite/sulfite reductase, whose translation MAATPQKPAAATPRRKVSRHRGEGQWAAGHHTPLNGNEQFKKDDDGLNVRTRIETIYSKRGFDSIDPNDLRGRMRWWGLYTQRRPGIDGGKTAVLEPEELDDEYFMLRVRIDGGALTTRQLRVIGEISQEFARGTADITDRQNVQYHWIRIEDVPEIWNRLEGVGLSTVTACGDTPRVMIGSPVAGIAADEIIDATPALEEMKRRVLNNKAYSNLPRKFKTAISGSPLLDVVHEINDVAFVGVVHPEHGPGFDVWVGGGLSTNPKLGVRLGTWVPIDEVPDVYEGVISIFRDYGYRRLRNRARLKFLVADWGAEKFRQVLEDEYLKRKLVDGPAPEQPVQQWRDHIGVHRQKDGRFYVGFAPRVGRVDGATLTKIADLAEAHGSGRVRTTVEQKMIVLDVEEDKVESLVEDLEALDLTARPSSFRRGTMACTGIEFCKLAIVETKQRGSQLIDELERRLPDFDEPITINLNGCPNACARIQVADIGLKGQLVVNDQGEQVEGYQVHLGGALGLEAGFGRKVRGLKVTSDELPDYVERVLKRFQAEREDGERFATWAARASEEALS comes from the coding sequence ATGGCCGCCACCCCGCAGAAGCCTGCCGCCGCGACTCCCCGCCGCAAGGTGAGCCGTCACCGCGGTGAGGGTCAGTGGGCCGCGGGGCACCACACCCCGCTCAACGGCAACGAGCAGTTCAAGAAGGACGACGACGGTCTCAATGTGCGGACACGCATTGAGACGATCTACTCCAAGCGGGGCTTCGACTCGATCGACCCGAACGACCTGCGCGGCCGGATGCGCTGGTGGGGCCTGTACACCCAGCGCCGTCCCGGGATCGACGGCGGCAAAACGGCGGTCCTGGAGCCGGAGGAGCTGGACGACGAGTACTTCATGCTGCGCGTCCGCATCGACGGCGGTGCGCTGACCACCCGGCAGCTCCGGGTCATCGGCGAGATCTCGCAGGAGTTCGCGCGCGGCACGGCCGACATCACCGACCGGCAGAACGTGCAGTACCACTGGATCCGGATCGAGGACGTGCCCGAGATCTGGAACCGGCTGGAGGGCGTCGGCCTGTCCACGGTCACCGCCTGCGGCGACACCCCGCGCGTGATGATCGGCTCGCCCGTCGCCGGGATCGCGGCGGACGAGATCATCGACGCCACGCCGGCGCTGGAGGAGATGAAGCGCCGCGTCCTGAACAACAAGGCGTACTCGAACCTCCCGCGGAAGTTCAAGACCGCGATCTCGGGCTCGCCGCTGCTGGACGTGGTGCACGAGATCAACGACGTCGCGTTCGTCGGCGTCGTCCACCCCGAGCACGGCCCGGGCTTCGACGTGTGGGTCGGCGGCGGCCTGTCCACCAACCCCAAGCTGGGCGTGCGGCTGGGCACCTGGGTGCCGATCGACGAGGTCCCGGACGTCTACGAGGGCGTCATCTCGATCTTCCGTGACTACGGCTACCGCCGGCTGCGCAACCGGGCCCGGCTGAAGTTCCTCGTCGCCGACTGGGGCGCGGAGAAGTTCCGGCAGGTCCTGGAGGACGAGTACCTCAAGCGCAAGCTGGTCGACGGCCCGGCTCCCGAGCAGCCGGTCCAGCAGTGGCGCGACCACATCGGCGTGCACCGGCAGAAGGACGGCCGCTTCTACGTCGGCTTCGCCCCGCGCGTGGGACGCGTCGACGGCGCGACGCTCACGAAGATCGCCGACCTCGCGGAGGCCCACGGCTCGGGCCGGGTGCGCACCACCGTCGAGCAGAAGATGATCGTCCTCGATGTCGAGGAGGACAAGGTCGAGTCGCTCGTCGAGGACCTGGAGGCACTCGACCTGACCGCCCGGCCGTCCTCGTTCCGGCGCGGCACCATGGCCTGCACCGGCATCGAGTTCTGCAAGCTCGCCATCGTCGAGACCAAGCAGCGCGGCTCGCAGCTCATCGACGAGCTGGAGCGCCGTCTGCCGGACTTCGACGAGCCGATCACCATCAACCTCAACGGCTGCCCGAACGCCTGCGCCCGTATCCAGGTGGCGGACATCGGTCTCAAGGGCCAGCTGGTCGTCAACGACCAGGGCGAGCAGGTGGAGGGCTACCAGGTGCACCTGGGCGGCGCGCTCGGCCTGGAGGCGGGCTTCGGCCGCAAGGTGCGCGGTCTGAAGGTCACCTCCGACGAACTGCCCGACTACGTCGAGCGCGTCCTGAAGCGGTTCCAGGCGGAGCGCGAGGACGGCGAGCGGTTCGCCACCTGGGCGGCCCGGGCCAGCGAGGAGGCCCTTTCATGA
- a CDS encoding phosphoadenylyl-sulfate reductase, with the protein MTTVQERRTSEDLKALAEQAGRDLEDASALEILQWAAETFGKRFCVTSSMEDAVVAHLASRAMPGVDVVFLDTGYHFEETIGTRDAVDAVMDVNVITLTPRQTVAEQDAEYGPRLHDRNPDLCCALRKVRPLEEGLKNYQAWATGLRRDESPTRAGTPVVGWDEKRQKVKISPIARWTQDDVDAYVTEHGVLTNPLLMDGYASVGCAPCTRRVLEGEDARAGRWAGRSKTECGLHG; encoded by the coding sequence ATGACCACGGTTCAGGAACGACGCACCTCCGAGGACCTCAAGGCACTCGCCGAGCAGGCGGGCCGCGACCTCGAGGACGCCTCCGCGCTGGAGATCCTCCAGTGGGCGGCCGAGACGTTCGGCAAGCGCTTCTGCGTGACCTCCTCGATGGAGGACGCGGTCGTCGCCCACCTCGCCTCCCGGGCGATGCCCGGCGTCGACGTCGTCTTCCTCGACACCGGCTACCACTTCGAGGAGACCATCGGCACCCGTGACGCGGTCGACGCCGTGATGGACGTCAACGTCATCACGCTCACGCCCCGCCAGACGGTCGCCGAGCAGGACGCGGAGTACGGCCCCAGGCTGCACGACCGCAACCCCGACCTGTGCTGCGCGCTGCGCAAGGTCCGGCCGCTGGAGGAGGGCCTGAAGAACTACCAGGCCTGGGCGACCGGGCTGCGCCGCGACGAGTCCCCGACCCGGGCCGGCACCCCGGTCGTCGGCTGGGACGAGAAGCGCCAGAAGGTCAAGATCTCCCCGATCGCCCGCTGGACCCAGGACGACGTGGACGCCTACGTCACCGAACACGGCGTCCTGACGAACCCGCTGCTGATGGACGGCTACGCCTCCGTCGGCTGCGCCCCCTGCACCCGCAGGGTCCTTGAGGGCGAGGACGCGCGCGCCGGCCGCTGGGCGGGCCGCAGCAAGACCGAGTGCGGGCTGCACGGATGA
- the cysC gene encoding adenylyl-sulfate kinase — MTTGATVWLTGLPSAGKTTIAYELAGRLRAEGHRVEVLDGDEIREFISAGLGFSREDRHTNVQRIGFVAELLARNGVLALVPVIAPYQDSREAVRKRHQTNGTAYVEIHVATPVEVCSERDVKGLYAKQAAGELKGLTGVDDPYEAPESPDLRIESQNQTVQESAASVYALLSERGLA; from the coding sequence GTGACGACCGGAGCCACCGTCTGGCTCACGGGTCTGCCGAGTGCCGGCAAGACCACCATCGCCTACGAGCTGGCCGGCCGGCTCCGCGCCGAGGGCCACCGCGTCGAGGTGCTCGACGGCGACGAGATCCGCGAGTTCATCTCGGCGGGCCTCGGCTTCAGCCGCGAGGACCGGCACACCAACGTGCAGCGCATCGGCTTCGTCGCCGAACTGCTCGCCCGCAACGGCGTGCTCGCCCTCGTCCCGGTCATCGCGCCGTACCAGGACAGCCGCGAGGCGGTGCGCAAGCGGCACCAGACGAACGGCACCGCGTACGTGGAGATCCACGTGGCGACTCCGGTGGAGGTGTGCAGCGAGCGGGACGTGAAGGGTCTGTACGCCAAGCAGGCCGCGGGTGAGCTGAAGGGCCTGACCGGGGTCGACGACCCGTACGAGGCGCCCGAGTCGCCCGATCTGCGCATCGAGTCGCAGAACCAGACCGTGCAGGAGTCCGCTGCGTCCGTGTACGCCCTGCTCAGCGAAAGGGGACTGGCATGA